The following coding sequences lie in one Rutidosis leptorrhynchoides isolate AG116_Rl617_1_P2 chromosome 6, CSIRO_AGI_Rlap_v1, whole genome shotgun sequence genomic window:
- the LOC139852545 gene encoding protein transport protein SEC23 D-like isoform X1 yields MAVRATVLRFPSEPETQETSGLPWGVTVTPFASKDENGNSPVYGSNGDLIPRCENCWAYYNTYCDQQQWAWTCAICGTLNGLSSETISRYSTSDSPETISSFIDLELPLEGSEEEEMQARPVYVAAIDLSSSEEFIELTKSALLAALEALAPGSLFGFATFSHKLGLYDVQGPIPVVKNVFLPEDSDGTLSMELEDAMPLFSFLAPVETCKDRIASALETLRPTSSWGTTGASQGLDRVMMGGRGFGTAMESLISYLGSEHGNTFALARIFAFLSGPPDYGPGQLDTRRYGEQYASRGEDAELALLPEQTPFYKDLAAVAVQAGVCIDILAVTNEYTDLASLKFLSIDSGGSLFLYPNTDDSTLPQDMYRMLSRPYAFNCVMRLRTSSEFKPGNSYGHFFPDPQYENVQHVICCDSYATYAYDFDFANDTGFSKHTSELPMLQLAFQYTVVVPPDEHSTSGSGQTSRSKYTLKRRLRIRTMQFGVAHTFNELYDSVDPEVVLSILVHKVILSSLSEGVGEGRMLLHDWLVILTAQYNDSCKNDSNEFGSSTGSLIDVTFAQCPQLQLLPHLIFALLRNPLLRFHAEGIHPDYRIYLQCLFSGLEPSSLHRAIYPLLTSYATPDKLAYPRHSLSRAALLTSESPIFLLDAFTFVIVFYSSTADPTLPYPPPRDCLLRTAINKLKQERSITPRLMFIRGGQDDATPFENYLIEEQDVNGSGFATVKGFVSFLEEISQSVLEYMK; encoded by the exons ATGGCGGTACGTGCAACGGTGTTACGGTTTCCGTCGGAACCGGAAACGCAGGAAACGTCGGGATTGCCATGGGGAGTAACGGTGACGCCGTTCGCATCAAAAGATGAAAACGGTAATTCTCCGGTGTACGGATCTAATGGCGATCTAATACCTAGGTGTGAGAATTGTTGGGCGTATTATAATACCTACTGTGATCAACAACAGTGGGCCTGGACTTGCGCCATTTGTGGAACCCTAAATGGCCTTTCATCTGAAACAATTTCACGTTATTCAACTTCTGATTCACCTGAGACCATCTCCTCCTTCATCGATCTCGAATTGCCTC TTGAAGGTTCTGAGGAAGAGGAGATGCAAGCGAGGCCTGTTTATGTTGCTGCTATTGATTTGTCAT CCTCAGAAGAGTTTATAGAACTTACGAAAAGTGCTTTGCTAGCAGCTTTGGAAG CTCTTGCGCCTGGGTCTCTTTTTGGGTTTGCTACATTCAGCCACAAATTAGGTTTGTATGATGTACAAGGACCAATTCCTGTCGTTAAAAATGTTTTCTTACCTGAGGACTCCGATGGAACCCTATCAATGGAGCTTGAAGATGCCATGCCATTGTTTTCTTTTTTGGCTCCA GTAGAAACTTGTAAGGATCGAATTGCATCAGCACTCGAAACATTAAGGCCGACATCATCGTGGGGAACTACAGGTGCTTCACAGGGATTGGATAGAGTTATGATGGGAGGCCGTGGTTTTGGGACGGCAATGGAGTCACTTATTTCATACCTCGGTTCTGAACACGGCAACACTTTTGCATTAG CAAGGATCTTTGCTTTTCTATCTGGACCTCCTGATTATGGACCGGGCCAGCTGGACACTAGAAGATACGGTGAGCAATATGCTAGCAGAGGAGAGGATGCTGAGCTAGCCTTACTCCCTGAACAGACACCATTTTACAAAGATTTG GCTGCTGTCGCTGTTCAAGCAGGTGTTTGCATAGACATTCTTGCTGTTACAAATGAATACACAGACTTGGCTTCCTTGAAGTTTCTTAGTATTGATAGTGGTGGCTCGTTGTTTTTGTACCCAAATACTGACGATTCAACACTTCCTCAAGACAT GTATCGAATGTTAAGTCGTCCGTACGCCTTCAATTGTGTCATGCGGTTGAGGACGTCCTCTGAATTCAAACCTGGAAACTCT TACGGCCATTTTTTCCCCGATCCACAGTATGAAAATGTTCAGCATGTTATCTGTTGCGACTCGTACGCTACATATGCTTATGACTTTGATTTTGCAAACGACACTGGATTTTCCAA ACATACTTCTGAGCTTCCAATGCTACAACTGGCTTTCCAGTATACTGTTGTTGTACCCCCAGATGAACATTCAACTTCTGGGTCGGGCCAGACGAGTAG ATCAAAGTATACCCTTAAAAGGCGACTTAGAATCCGAACAATGCAGTTTGGAGTTGCGCATACCTTTAATGAGTTATACGATAGTGTTGATCCTGAAGTTGTTCTTTCAATACTTGTTCACAAG GTCATACTATCGTCACTGAGTGAAGGAGTTGGAGAAGGAAGGATGCTACTACATGATTGGCTCGTGATCCTTACAGCTCAATATAATGATTCATGCAAAAATGATTCAAATGAGTTTGGAAGCTCAACGGGTTCACTTATTGATGTCACGTTCGCTCAATGTCCACAGTTACAGCTTTTACCTCATCTAATATTTGCTTTGCTTCGAAACCCACTTCTACGGTTCCATGCAGAAGGCATTCACCCAGATTATCGGATATACCTTCAATGCTTGTTCAG TGGGCTTGAACCAAGTTCACTTCACCGTGCAATATATCCTCTGCTGACATCATACGCGACTCCTGATAAACTCGCATATCCTCGCCATTCTTTGAGCCGTGCTGCATTGCTGACAAGCGAAAGTCCGATATTTTTGCTTGATGCATTTACATTCGTAATTGTATTTTATTCCTCTACAGCTGACCCTACGCTTCCTTATCCTCCACCACGTGACT GTCTATTGAGAACAGCAATAAACAAACTGAAGCAAGAGAGGAGCATAACTCCTAGACTGATGTTTATAAGAGGGGGTCAAGATGATGCCACACCGTTTGAAAATTATCTAATTGAAGAACAAGATGTTAATGGAAGCGGATTCGCAACTGTTAAGGGTTTTGTTTCATTTCTAGAGGAGATTAGCCAGAGTGTTCTAGAATACATGAAATAG
- the LOC139852545 gene encoding protein transport protein SEC23 D-like isoform X2, with the protein MQARPVYVAAIDLSSSEEFIELTKSALLAALEALAPGSLFGFATFSHKLGLYDVQGPIPVVKNVFLPEDSDGTLSMELEDAMPLFSFLAPVETCKDRIASALETLRPTSSWGTTGASQGLDRVMMGGRGFGTAMESLISYLGSEHGNTFALARIFAFLSGPPDYGPGQLDTRRYGEQYASRGEDAELALLPEQTPFYKDLAAVAVQAGVCIDILAVTNEYTDLASLKFLSIDSGGSLFLYPNTDDSTLPQDMYRMLSRPYAFNCVMRLRTSSEFKPGNSYGHFFPDPQYENVQHVICCDSYATYAYDFDFANDTGFSKHTSELPMLQLAFQYTVVVPPDEHSTSGSGQTSRSKYTLKRRLRIRTMQFGVAHTFNELYDSVDPEVVLSILVHKVILSSLSEGVGEGRMLLHDWLVILTAQYNDSCKNDSNEFGSSTGSLIDVTFAQCPQLQLLPHLIFALLRNPLLRFHAEGIHPDYRIYLQCLFSGLEPSSLHRAIYPLLTSYATPDKLAYPRHSLSRAALLTSESPIFLLDAFTFVIVFYSSTADPTLPYPPPRDCLLRTAINKLKQERSITPRLMFIRGGQDDATPFENYLIEEQDVNGSGFATVKGFVSFLEEISQSVLEYMK; encoded by the exons ATGCAAGCGAGGCCTGTTTATGTTGCTGCTATTGATTTGTCAT CCTCAGAAGAGTTTATAGAACTTACGAAAAGTGCTTTGCTAGCAGCTTTGGAAG CTCTTGCGCCTGGGTCTCTTTTTGGGTTTGCTACATTCAGCCACAAATTAGGTTTGTATGATGTACAAGGACCAATTCCTGTCGTTAAAAATGTTTTCTTACCTGAGGACTCCGATGGAACCCTATCAATGGAGCTTGAAGATGCCATGCCATTGTTTTCTTTTTTGGCTCCA GTAGAAACTTGTAAGGATCGAATTGCATCAGCACTCGAAACATTAAGGCCGACATCATCGTGGGGAACTACAGGTGCTTCACAGGGATTGGATAGAGTTATGATGGGAGGCCGTGGTTTTGGGACGGCAATGGAGTCACTTATTTCATACCTCGGTTCTGAACACGGCAACACTTTTGCATTAG CAAGGATCTTTGCTTTTCTATCTGGACCTCCTGATTATGGACCGGGCCAGCTGGACACTAGAAGATACGGTGAGCAATATGCTAGCAGAGGAGAGGATGCTGAGCTAGCCTTACTCCCTGAACAGACACCATTTTACAAAGATTTG GCTGCTGTCGCTGTTCAAGCAGGTGTTTGCATAGACATTCTTGCTGTTACAAATGAATACACAGACTTGGCTTCCTTGAAGTTTCTTAGTATTGATAGTGGTGGCTCGTTGTTTTTGTACCCAAATACTGACGATTCAACACTTCCTCAAGACAT GTATCGAATGTTAAGTCGTCCGTACGCCTTCAATTGTGTCATGCGGTTGAGGACGTCCTCTGAATTCAAACCTGGAAACTCT TACGGCCATTTTTTCCCCGATCCACAGTATGAAAATGTTCAGCATGTTATCTGTTGCGACTCGTACGCTACATATGCTTATGACTTTGATTTTGCAAACGACACTGGATTTTCCAA ACATACTTCTGAGCTTCCAATGCTACAACTGGCTTTCCAGTATACTGTTGTTGTACCCCCAGATGAACATTCAACTTCTGGGTCGGGCCAGACGAGTAG ATCAAAGTATACCCTTAAAAGGCGACTTAGAATCCGAACAATGCAGTTTGGAGTTGCGCATACCTTTAATGAGTTATACGATAGTGTTGATCCTGAAGTTGTTCTTTCAATACTTGTTCACAAG GTCATACTATCGTCACTGAGTGAAGGAGTTGGAGAAGGAAGGATGCTACTACATGATTGGCTCGTGATCCTTACAGCTCAATATAATGATTCATGCAAAAATGATTCAAATGAGTTTGGAAGCTCAACGGGTTCACTTATTGATGTCACGTTCGCTCAATGTCCACAGTTACAGCTTTTACCTCATCTAATATTTGCTTTGCTTCGAAACCCACTTCTACGGTTCCATGCAGAAGGCATTCACCCAGATTATCGGATATACCTTCAATGCTTGTTCAG TGGGCTTGAACCAAGTTCACTTCACCGTGCAATATATCCTCTGCTGACATCATACGCGACTCCTGATAAACTCGCATATCCTCGCCATTCTTTGAGCCGTGCTGCATTGCTGACAAGCGAAAGTCCGATATTTTTGCTTGATGCATTTACATTCGTAATTGTATTTTATTCCTCTACAGCTGACCCTACGCTTCCTTATCCTCCACCACGTGACT GTCTATTGAGAACAGCAATAAACAAACTGAAGCAAGAGAGGAGCATAACTCCTAGACTGATGTTTATAAGAGGGGGTCAAGATGATGCCACACCGTTTGAAAATTATCTAATTGAAGAACAAGATGTTAATGGAAGCGGATTCGCAACTGTTAAGGGTTTTGTTTCATTTCTAGAGGAGATTAGCCAGAGTGTTCTAGAATACATGAAATAG
- the LOC139852545 gene encoding protein transport protein SEC23 D-like isoform X3, with the protein MAVRATVLRFPSEPETQETSGLPWGVTVTPFASKDENGNSPVYGSNGDLIPRCENCWAYYNTYCDQQQWAWTCAICGTLNGLSSETISRYSTSDSPETISSFIDLELPLEGSEEEEMQARPVYVAAIDLSSSEEFIELTKSALLAALEALAPGSLFGFATFSHKLGLYDVQGPIPVVKNVFLPEDSDGTLSMELEDAMPLFSFLAPVETCKDRIASALETLRPTSSWGTTGASQGLDRVMMGGRGFGTAMESLISYLGSEHGNTFALARIFAFLSGPPDYGPGQLDTRRYGEQYASRGEDAELALLPEQTPFYKDLAAVAVQAGVCIDILAVTNEYTDLASLKFLSIDSGGSLFLYPNTDDSTLPQDMYRMLSRPYAFNCVMRLRTSSEFKPGNSYGHFFPDPQYENVQHVICCDSYATYAYDFDFANDTGFSKHTSELPMLQLAFQYTVVVPPDEHSTSGSGQTSRSKYTLKRRLRIRTMQFGVAHTFNELYDSVDPEVVLSILVHKVILSSLSEGVGEGRMLLHDWLVILTAQYNDSCKNDSNEFGSSTGSLIDVTFAQCPQLQLLPHLIFALLRNPLLRFHAEGIHPDYRIYLQCLFRSIENSNKQTEAREEHNS; encoded by the exons ATGGCGGTACGTGCAACGGTGTTACGGTTTCCGTCGGAACCGGAAACGCAGGAAACGTCGGGATTGCCATGGGGAGTAACGGTGACGCCGTTCGCATCAAAAGATGAAAACGGTAATTCTCCGGTGTACGGATCTAATGGCGATCTAATACCTAGGTGTGAGAATTGTTGGGCGTATTATAATACCTACTGTGATCAACAACAGTGGGCCTGGACTTGCGCCATTTGTGGAACCCTAAATGGCCTTTCATCTGAAACAATTTCACGTTATTCAACTTCTGATTCACCTGAGACCATCTCCTCCTTCATCGATCTCGAATTGCCTC TTGAAGGTTCTGAGGAAGAGGAGATGCAAGCGAGGCCTGTTTATGTTGCTGCTATTGATTTGTCAT CCTCAGAAGAGTTTATAGAACTTACGAAAAGTGCTTTGCTAGCAGCTTTGGAAG CTCTTGCGCCTGGGTCTCTTTTTGGGTTTGCTACATTCAGCCACAAATTAGGTTTGTATGATGTACAAGGACCAATTCCTGTCGTTAAAAATGTTTTCTTACCTGAGGACTCCGATGGAACCCTATCAATGGAGCTTGAAGATGCCATGCCATTGTTTTCTTTTTTGGCTCCA GTAGAAACTTGTAAGGATCGAATTGCATCAGCACTCGAAACATTAAGGCCGACATCATCGTGGGGAACTACAGGTGCTTCACAGGGATTGGATAGAGTTATGATGGGAGGCCGTGGTTTTGGGACGGCAATGGAGTCACTTATTTCATACCTCGGTTCTGAACACGGCAACACTTTTGCATTAG CAAGGATCTTTGCTTTTCTATCTGGACCTCCTGATTATGGACCGGGCCAGCTGGACACTAGAAGATACGGTGAGCAATATGCTAGCAGAGGAGAGGATGCTGAGCTAGCCTTACTCCCTGAACAGACACCATTTTACAAAGATTTG GCTGCTGTCGCTGTTCAAGCAGGTGTTTGCATAGACATTCTTGCTGTTACAAATGAATACACAGACTTGGCTTCCTTGAAGTTTCTTAGTATTGATAGTGGTGGCTCGTTGTTTTTGTACCCAAATACTGACGATTCAACACTTCCTCAAGACAT GTATCGAATGTTAAGTCGTCCGTACGCCTTCAATTGTGTCATGCGGTTGAGGACGTCCTCTGAATTCAAACCTGGAAACTCT TACGGCCATTTTTTCCCCGATCCACAGTATGAAAATGTTCAGCATGTTATCTGTTGCGACTCGTACGCTACATATGCTTATGACTTTGATTTTGCAAACGACACTGGATTTTCCAA ACATACTTCTGAGCTTCCAATGCTACAACTGGCTTTCCAGTATACTGTTGTTGTACCCCCAGATGAACATTCAACTTCTGGGTCGGGCCAGACGAGTAG ATCAAAGTATACCCTTAAAAGGCGACTTAGAATCCGAACAATGCAGTTTGGAGTTGCGCATACCTTTAATGAGTTATACGATAGTGTTGATCCTGAAGTTGTTCTTTCAATACTTGTTCACAAG GTCATACTATCGTCACTGAGTGAAGGAGTTGGAGAAGGAAGGATGCTACTACATGATTGGCTCGTGATCCTTACAGCTCAATATAATGATTCATGCAAAAATGATTCAAATGAGTTTGGAAGCTCAACGGGTTCACTTATTGATGTCACGTTCGCTCAATGTCCACAGTTACAGCTTTTACCTCATCTAATATTTGCTTTGCTTCGAAACCCACTTCTACGGTTCCATGCAGAAGGCATTCACCCAGATTATCGGATATACCTTCAATGCTTGTTCAG GTCTATTGAGAACAGCAATAAACAAACTGAAGCAAGAGAGGAGCATAACTCCTAG